The following are encoded in a window of Paramagnetospirillum magnetotacticum MS-1 genomic DNA:
- a CDS encoding methyltransferase domain-containing protein, which translates to MTPDEVLRIASMHAVRGEYETALSLLRQLHAFIPDDIQVMRALGIVLANSGDHEAALPFLHQVAQRQCTPDNVMGLIKVLGAMRRFPDIDHVCSVVWPHIGDELAFLGEWGYANLLMERFDRALEILGKALALDPHFRPALHNGASALVRSGRGEEAVSMYSRLGRAWASTEAVARDFVGEYAALSQSYDDNPLHHYFSARLVRLVQDARPEAMPDSVLELGCGSGLLSQALPQKPDRLVGIDISPDMLARARTRGAYSSLLCGDLVEVMAGLEEPFDAVMSAGVLCYLPDLRKVFANVARLLSPGGVFAFSVDPVGDDMEIAEMEPGEFAHSRPYLRALAAETGLTEIRIDIDLHRGAPGFWCSFGKAG; encoded by the coding sequence ATGACACCTGATGAGGTGTTGCGGATTGCCTCCATGCATGCGGTGCGCGGAGAGTACGAGACGGCCCTTTCGCTTCTGCGGCAGTTGCACGCTTTCATACCGGACGACATTCAGGTCATGCGTGCCCTTGGGATCGTCCTGGCCAATTCGGGGGACCATGAGGCGGCGCTGCCTTTCCTCCATCAGGTGGCGCAGCGGCAATGCACGCCCGATAACGTGATGGGGCTGATCAAGGTGCTGGGCGCGATGCGCCGCTTTCCCGACATTGATCATGTGTGTTCCGTTGTCTGGCCTCATATCGGCGATGAATTGGCGTTTCTGGGCGAATGGGGCTATGCCAACCTTTTGATGGAGCGTTTCGACCGGGCCTTGGAGATTCTGGGCAAGGCTTTGGCGCTCGATCCCCATTTCAGGCCTGCCTTGCACAACGGCGCATCCGCCTTGGTCCGCTCGGGACGGGGGGAAGAGGCGGTCAGCATGTATAGCCGACTGGGCCGGGCTTGGGCGTCGACGGAGGCCGTTGCGCGCGATTTCGTCGGAGAGTACGCCGCCCTATCGCAATCCTATGACGACAATCCCCTGCATCACTATTTCTCGGCGCGGCTGGTAAGGCTTGTGCAGGATGCGCGCCCCGAGGCCATGCCGGACTCCGTCCTCGAATTGGGGTGCGGCAGCGGGTTGCTGAGTCAGGCCTTGCCCCAGAAGCCGGACAGGCTGGTGGGAATCGACATTTCCCCCGACATGCTTGCCAGGGCGCGGACGCGGGGGGCCTATTCCTCCTTGTTGTGCGGCGATCTGGTGGAGGTCATGGCCGGTTTGGAGGAGCCTTTCGACGCGGTGATGTCGGCTGGCGTCCTTTGTTATCTTCCTGACCTGCGCAAAGTGTTCGCGAATGTGGCGCGGCTGTTGTCGCCGGGCGGGGTATTTGCATTCTCCGTGGATCCGGTGGGCGATGATATGGAGATCGCCGAAATGGAGCCCGGCGAGTTCGCCCATAGCCGCCCTTATCTTCGGGCCCTGGCGGCCGAGACTGGCCTGACCGAAATTCGGATCGATATCGACCTGCACCGGGGTGCGCCGGGCTTCTGGTGCTCCTTCGGAAAAGCCGGGTAG
- a CDS encoding sensor histidine kinase: protein MGVRMVVLTILFSSVATLIITVVQLFSDYRQQVEDLERRLDEVRVLLPSFAAGVWTFNDRQIQLGLKALVDLPDIEAASIVTVTRDSLWSLGTPSSPAVERVYALDYDANGSRRPLGTLTVQASLDSIYLRVAKRALVQVGSNAIKTFLVAGFMLLLFRKLVTERLVRLEGRMENLAPQMNLPSLDGDRPIRKDGDEIDRLDDGFIAMADRLSRAVRRLVQAESDLRQANADLNQRVSERTRDLEAANHCLSEAKRRAEAAAEGEHRMRLELRNFLGMVSHEFRLPLAIIGASGQLLSLQGELGQDSREEVGKIHRAVGRLTALLDVCLTDERLDAGEMILHAQPTDMAALIGDLCRDFASAMPGRISFCGGDAPLVVVADGALLRIAVSNLLDNAIKYSPSDKPVTVSLDRRGTGLSIRVQDHGVGISPDDKDLIFHKYFRSTLVNGVRGAGLGLYIVKRIIDLHQAAIVVDSELGGGTAVTIHLPHAEGCVTGA from the coding sequence GTGGGCGTCAGGATGGTGGTTCTCACCATCCTATTCAGTTCGGTCGCGACGCTGATCATCACCGTGGTACAGCTGTTTTCCGACTATCGCCAGCAGGTCGAGGATCTCGAGCGCCGTCTGGACGAGGTCAGGGTCTTGTTGCCGTCTTTCGCCGCCGGTGTCTGGACGTTCAATGACCGGCAAATTCAACTGGGGCTGAAGGCTCTGGTCGATTTGCCCGACATCGAGGCCGCCTCCATCGTCACCGTGACCCGAGACTCCCTCTGGAGTTTGGGAACCCCTTCATCGCCAGCGGTGGAACGCGTCTATGCGTTAGATTATGACGCCAACGGTTCCCGTCGGCCGCTGGGAACCCTGACGGTCCAGGCCAGTCTGGATTCCATTTATCTTCGCGTGGCGAAGCGCGCTCTGGTCCAGGTGGGGAGCAACGCAATCAAGACCTTCCTGGTGGCGGGCTTCATGCTGCTGCTGTTTCGCAAGCTGGTGACCGAGCGTCTGGTGCGGCTTGAGGGACGCATGGAGAATCTTGCGCCCCAGATGAATCTGCCGTCCCTCGACGGTGACCGGCCCATCCGCAAGGACGGGGATGAGATCGACCGGCTGGACGATGGATTCATCGCCATGGCCGATCGGCTGTCACGGGCAGTCCGCAGATTGGTCCAGGCGGAATCCGATCTGCGGCAAGCCAATGCCGACCTGAACCAGAGGGTCTCCGAGCGTACCCGCGACCTGGAAGCCGCCAACCATTGCCTGAGCGAAGCCAAACGTCGGGCGGAGGCCGCTGCCGAGGGCGAGCATCGTATGCGCCTCGAGCTTCGCAATTTTCTGGGCATGGTTTCCCACGAATTCCGACTTCCCCTGGCCATTATCGGCGCATCGGGCCAATTGCTGTCGCTGCAAGGAGAGCTTGGCCAAGACTCCAGGGAGGAGGTCGGCAAGATTCACCGCGCGGTGGGACGGCTTACCGCCCTACTGGACGTTTGTCTGACCGACGAGCGCCTTGACGCGGGTGAGATGATCCTGCACGCCCAGCCGACGGATATGGCGGCCCTGATCGGGGATCTGTGCCGCGATTTCGCCAGTGCCATGCCGGGCCGGATCTCTTTCTGTGGCGGTGACGCGCCTCTCGTTGTTGTGGCGGATGGCGCTCTGCTGCGGATTGCGGTTTCCAATCTCTTGGACAACGCCATCAAATATTCGCCATCGGATAAGCCGGTCACCGTCAGCCTGGATCGGAGGGGGACGGGACTATCCATCCGCGTCCAGGATCATGGAGTCGGCATATCGCCCGACGACAAGGACCTTATTTTCCATAAATACTTCCGCTCGACCTTGGTGAACGGGGTCCGGGGTGCCGGTCTCGGGCTCTATATCGTCAAGCGCATCATCGACCTGCATCAGGCCGCCATTGTCGTGGACAGCGAATTGGGGGGCGGGACGGCGGTAACCATTCATTTGCCCCACGCCGAGGGCTGCGTTACCGGAGCCTGA
- the tpiA gene encoding triose-phosphate isomerase: protein MTNRRKLIAGNWKMNGLKADGLALAKGLADKLASASPNCDMLVCPPFTLIAPVADALAGSKLAVGGQDCHAKTSGAHTGDTSPAMLADLGCKYAIVGHSERRTDHAETDNVVKAKAAAALSAGLVAIVCIGETLAQRDAGQTIEVNRSQLNGSLPEGANAANTVIAYEPVWAIGTGRVATPAQAQEVHAAIRAELVKLVGAAEAGKMRILYGGSMKPDNAKELLALPDVDGGLIGGAALKVADFWAIAESC from the coding sequence ATGACCAATCGACGCAAGCTGATCGCCGGGAACTGGAAGATGAACGGGCTGAAGGCCGATGGTCTGGCGCTGGCCAAGGGCCTGGCCGACAAGCTGGCGTCGGCCTCGCCCAATTGCGACATGCTGGTCTGTCCGCCCTTTACCCTGATCGCCCCCGTCGCCGATGCCCTGGCCGGGTCCAAGCTGGCGGTGGGTGGCCAGGATTGCCACGCCAAGACCTCGGGCGCTCATACCGGCGACACCTCGCCCGCCATGCTGGCCGATCTGGGCTGCAAATACGCCATCGTCGGCCATTCCGAGCGCCGCACCGATCACGCCGAGACCGACAATGTGGTCAAGGCCAAGGCCGCCGCCGCCCTGAGCGCGGGCCTGGTGGCCATCGTCTGTATCGGCGAGACCCTGGCCCAGCGCGATGCGGGCCAGACCATCGAGGTCAACCGCTCCCAGCTCAACGGCTCCCTGCCCGAAGGCGCCAATGCCGCCAATACGGTTATCGCCTATGAGCCGGTCTGGGCCATCGGCACCGGCCGGGTCGCCACGCCCGCCCAGGCGCAGGAAGTGCATGCCGCTATCCGCGCCGAACTGGTCAAGCTGGTGGGCGCGGCCGAGGCGGGCAAGATGCGCATCCTCTACGGCGGTTCCATGAAGCCGGACAACGCCAAGGAATTGCTGGCCCTGCCCGATGTGGATGGCGGCCTGATCGGCGGCGCGGCGCTCAAGGTGGCGGATTTCTGGGCCATCGCCGAGAGCTGCTGA
- the kdsA gene encoding 3-deoxy-8-phosphooctulonate synthase yields the protein MTQTRHHVAVNDVILGNDLPLVLIAGPCQMESRDHALECAEALKTVASEAGISLIYKSSFDKANRTSLAGRRGVGLDKALPIFAEIKAKFGLPVLTDVHTEEQCVIAAKAVDVLQIPAFLCRQTDLLVAAGRTGAVINVKKGQFLAPWDMANVAAKIESTGNSRILLTERGASFGYNTLVTDMRGLPIMGKTGWPVIMDATHAVQSPGGQGNSSGGDRRFAPVLARAAVAIGVAGVFIECHPDPDHAPSDGPNMIALKDMPALVDVLMKLDATAKSYPVSLD from the coding sequence ATGACCCAGACCCGCCATCACGTTGCCGTCAATGATGTCATTCTCGGCAACGATCTGCCTTTGGTGCTGATCGCCGGTCCCTGCCAGATGGAAAGCCGCGACCACGCCCTGGAATGCGCCGAGGCGCTGAAGACCGTCGCTTCCGAGGCCGGGATCTCGCTGATCTACAAATCATCCTTCGACAAGGCCAATCGCACCTCGCTGGCAGGCCGTCGCGGCGTGGGATTGGACAAGGCCCTGCCCATCTTCGCCGAGATCAAGGCCAAGTTCGGTCTGCCGGTGCTGACCGACGTCCATACCGAGGAACAATGCGTCATCGCCGCCAAGGCGGTGGACGTGTTGCAGATTCCCGCCTTCCTCTGCCGCCAGACCGATTTGCTGGTCGCCGCCGGGCGCACCGGGGCGGTGATCAATGTCAAGAAGGGCCAGTTCCTGGCGCCCTGGGACATGGCCAATGTGGCCGCCAAAATCGAAAGCACCGGCAATTCGCGCATCCTGCTGACCGAGCGCGGGGCCAGCTTCGGCTATAACACCCTGGTCACCGATATGCGCGGCCTGCCCATCATGGGTAAGACTGGCTGGCCGGTGATCATGGACGCCACCCATGCAGTACAGTCGCCGGGCGGACAGGGCAATTCCTCGGGCGGCGACCGCCGCTTCGCTCCCGTCCTGGCCCGTGCCGCCGTCGCCATCGGCGTCGCCGGTGTCTTCATCGAATGCCATCCCGATCCCGATCATGCGCCGTCCGACGGCCCCAACATGATCGCTTTGAAGGATATGCCAGCCCTGGTCGACGTGCTGATGAAGCTCGACGCCACCGCCAAGTCCTATCCCGTTTCCTTAGACTGA
- a CDS encoding hemerythrin family protein, with translation MGRNQWRATIARVEAELSAEHDEMAVMLSSLRCYFAAAEVGDEAIRILRRLSDYSRGHFAREEALMDLCPSYSEASVHRQAHEQFLTRVERLMEIRDLSGELSADMPHMIEQWWRGHVDVVDRILMEQLQQQFSVDPQSLCVSG, from the coding sequence ATGGGGCGTAATCAGTGGCGGGCGACCATTGCCAGGGTAGAGGCGGAACTGTCCGCCGAGCATGACGAGATGGCTGTGATGCTCTCCAGTCTCCGGTGCTATTTTGCCGCGGCCGAGGTCGGAGACGAAGCGATCCGCATTCTGCGGCGCCTCAGCGATTATTCCCGAGGGCATTTCGCCCGCGAGGAGGCGTTGATGGATCTTTGCCCGTCATATTCCGAAGCCTCGGTCCATCGGCAGGCCCACGAGCAATTCCTGACCCGTGTGGAGCGGCTGATGGAGATCCGCGATCTTTCCGGCGAACTCTCGGCGGATATGCCGCATATGATCGAGCAGTGGTGGCGCGGTCACGTGGATGTTGTCGACCGGATATTGATGGAACAATTGCAACAGCAATTCTCCGTCGATCCCCAGAGCTTGTGCGTATCGGGCTGA
- a CDS encoding substrate-binding periplasmic protein, protein MRSSVLILLFLAAVTTRGAFAAAETSDSVGPAVIVAAFNDAPPMAYTTAKGRLDGALYRVSRSLFAAAGIPWKGASYPAPRLVKGLQDGSFNFSMLVRMPFLDECCLVSSEPVIVQEPRVYFLGGTAPVARKEDLAGHSLIVVNGYTYAGMISYFRDPANRVELEVAENLDSAFRMLAAGRAEYLLSYEANARDSLSYRPIATLDSRVIGRTPVYLVLSKTYPDAAATMARLEKLVKAMNIRALMAGD, encoded by the coding sequence TTGCGTTCCTCCGTCCTGATCCTCTTGTTTCTCGCGGCTGTTACGACGCGCGGGGCATTCGCCGCAGCCGAAACAAGTGATTCGGTCGGTCCGGCTGTCATCGTCGCCGCCTTCAATGATGCGCCGCCCATGGCCTACACCACGGCCAAGGGCAGGCTGGACGGCGCCCTGTACCGCGTCTCGCGCTCGCTGTTCGCCGCCGCGGGCATTCCCTGGAAGGGAGCCTCCTACCCAGCCCCGAGGCTGGTCAAGGGCTTGCAGGATGGAAGTTTCAATTTTTCCATGCTGGTGCGCATGCCCTTCCTGGACGAGTGTTGCCTGGTCAGTTCGGAGCCGGTCATCGTTCAGGAGCCAAGGGTCTATTTCCTGGGCGGTACCGCTCCGGTCGCGCGCAAGGAGGACCTTGCCGGGCACAGCCTGATCGTCGTCAACGGCTATACCTATGCCGGGATGATTTCCTATTTCCGGGACCCGGCCAATCGGGTGGAGCTCGAAGTCGCGGAAAACCTTGATTCCGCCTTTCGCATGCTGGCCGCCGGACGGGCGGAATACCTGCTGTCCTACGAGGCCAATGCGCGGGATTCCCTGTCCTATCGTCCCATCGCCACTCTGGATTCGCGGGTCATCGGCCGCACACCGGTCTATCTGGTCCTGTCCAAGACCTATCCCGATGCGGCGGCGACCATGGCTCGGCTGGAAAAGCTGGTCAAGGCCATGAATATTCGGGCTCTGATGGCTGGGGACTAG
- the eno gene encoding phosphopyruvate hydratase, with the protein MTAIIDIHGREILDSRGNPTVEVDVVLETGVIGRAAVPSGASTGVHEACELRDGDKKRYLGKGVQKACDSVNGEIYDALSGMDVEDQILIDKTMIDLDGTPNKSRLGANAILGVSLAAAKAAAEESGLPLYRYVGGAFASILPVPMMNIINGGAHADNPIDIQEFMIMPVGASSCSEAIRMGAEVFHALKKTLKDAGHNTNVGDEGGFAPNLKSAEMALDFIMKSIETAGYKPGDDIMLALDCASSEFFKEGKYVMAGAKKTYDQKGLVKFYAKLVGSYPIISIEDGCAEDDLVGWELLTDALGAKVQLVGDDLFVTNPERLSMGIDKGLANSILVKVNQIGTLSETLEAVDMAHKAGYTAVMSHRSGETEDSTIADLAVATNCGQIKTGSLSRSDRIAKYNQLIRIEELLGSAARYAGQTIMKR; encoded by the coding sequence ATGACCGCCATTATCGATATCCACGGCCGCGAAATTCTGGATTCGCGCGGCAACCCCACCGTCGAGGTCGACGTCGTGCTGGAGACCGGCGTGATCGGCCGCGCCGCCGTTCCGTCGGGCGCCTCCACCGGCGTTCACGAGGCCTGCGAACTGCGCGACGGCGACAAGAAGCGTTATCTGGGCAAGGGTGTGCAGAAGGCCTGTGACTCGGTCAACGGCGAGATCTACGACGCCCTGTCGGGCATGGATGTGGAAGACCAGATCCTCATCGACAAGACCATGATCGATCTGGACGGCACCCCCAACAAGTCCCGCCTGGGCGCCAATGCCATCCTGGGCGTGTCCCTGGCCGCCGCCAAGGCCGCGGCCGAGGAATCGGGCCTGCCGCTGTACCGTTATGTGGGCGGCGCCTTCGCCTCCATCCTGCCGGTTCCCATGATGAACATCATCAATGGCGGCGCGCATGCCGACAATCCCATCGACATTCAGGAATTCATGATCATGCCGGTGGGCGCCTCGTCGTGCTCCGAGGCCATCCGCATGGGCGCCGAAGTGTTCCACGCCCTGAAGAAGACCCTGAAGGATGCCGGTCACAACACCAATGTGGGTGACGAAGGCGGCTTCGCGCCCAACCTGAAGAGCGCCGAGATGGCCTTGGACTTCATCATGAAGTCCATCGAGACCGCCGGTTACAAGCCGGGCGACGACATCATGCTGGCGCTGGACTGCGCCTCCTCCGAGTTCTTCAAGGAGGGCAAGTATGTCATGGCGGGCGCCAAGAAGACCTACGACCAGAAGGGCCTGGTCAAGTTCTACGCCAAGCTGGTGGGCTCTTACCCCATCATCTCCATCGAAGACGGCTGCGCCGAGGACGATCTGGTGGGCTGGGAACTGCTGACCGACGCGCTGGGCGCCAAGGTGCAGCTGGTGGGCGACGATCTGTTCGTCACCAACCCCGAGCGTCTGTCCATGGGCATCGACAAGGGCTTGGCCAATTCCATCCTGGTCAAGGTCAACCAGATCGGCACCCTGTCCGAGACCCTGGAAGCCGTCGATATGGCCCATAAGGCGGGCTACACCGCCGTCATGAGCCATCGTTCGGGCGAGACCGAGGATTCGACCATTGCCGATCTGGCGGTCGCCACCAATTGCGGCCAGATCAAGACCGGCTCGCTGTCGCGTTCCGACCGTATCGCCAAGTACAACCAGCTGATCCGCATCGAGGAGCTTCTGGGCTCGGCCGCCCGCTATGCCGGCCAGACCATCATGAAGCGTTAG
- a CDS encoding NAD(P)/FAD-dependent oxidoreductase, which translates to MSKTILIVGGGLSGTIVANGICRQMGAELRSGALNITMLGTTETHMYQPGLLYIPFGRMREAELFRDQRKVLDKRVNFFVDPAKNIDVEKNQVTTEAGRTFKYDYLVLATGSRIMPQNIPGMTEGGHWFYDLDGARKLRKALNEFQGGKIVVNVNAPHKCPVAPLEVVFMLHDFLKAKGLWDKTELTYTYPIGRLHALEPVAHWAKPEFEKLGIKSETFFNTESVDPEKKTLKSMEGSELPYDLLITIPPHQGSQVIDDSGLGKGGWVPTNTKTLHREGSTNVFVVGDTTNIPISKAGSTAHFEADVTIDNLVSLCQEGTFAREYDGKVFCFVETGLGSGTYVWFNYTTPPNPGPPSQMIHWFKLAYNRLYWLSARGLL; encoded by the coding sequence ATGTCGAAGACGATTCTGATCGTCGGCGGGGGGCTTTCGGGCACCATCGTCGCCAATGGTATCTGCCGTCAGATGGGGGCGGAACTGCGTTCCGGTGCACTCAACATCACCATGTTGGGCACCACCGAGACCCATATGTATCAGCCGGGTCTGCTCTATATTCCCTTTGGCCGCATGCGCGAGGCGGAACTGTTCCGCGATCAGCGCAAAGTCCTGGACAAGCGCGTCAACTTCTTCGTCGATCCGGCCAAGAATATCGACGTGGAGAAGAATCAGGTCACCACCGAGGCCGGGCGTACCTTCAAGTACGACTATCTCGTCCTGGCCACCGGTTCGCGCATCATGCCGCAGAACATTCCCGGCATGACGGAGGGCGGCCATTGGTTCTACGACCTGGACGGCGCCCGCAAGCTGCGCAAGGCCTTGAACGAGTTCCAGGGCGGCAAGATCGTCGTCAACGTCAATGCTCCGCACAAATGCCCGGTGGCGCCGCTGGAAGTGGTGTTCATGCTCCACGACTTCCTCAAGGCCAAGGGCCTGTGGGACAAGACCGAGCTGACCTACACCTATCCCATCGGCCGTCTGCACGCCCTCGAACCCGTCGCCCATTGGGCCAAGCCGGAATTCGAGAAGTTGGGCATCAAGTCCGAGACCTTCTTCAACACGGAAAGCGTCGATCCCGAGAAGAAGACGCTGAAGTCCATGGAAGGCTCGGAACTGCCCTATGACCTTTTGATCACCATTCCGCCCCACCAGGGCTCGCAGGTGATCGACGATTCGGGTCTGGGCAAGGGCGGCTGGGTGCCGACCAACACCAAGACCCTGCACCGCGAGGGCTCGACCAATGTCTTCGTGGTCGGCGACACCACCAATATTCCCATCTCCAAGGCCGGGTCCACCGCCCATTTCGAGGCCGACGTCACCATCGACAATCTGGTGTCGCTCTGTCAGGAGGGGACCTTCGCCCGCGAATATGACGGCAAGGTGTTCTGCTTCGTCGAGACCGGTCTGGGCAGCGGCACCTATGTGTGGTTCAACTACACCACGCCACCCAATCCGGGTCCGCCGTCCCAGATGATCCACTGGTTCAAGCTTGCCTATAACCGACTGTACTGGCTGTCGGCCCGCGGCCTGCTCTAG
- a CDS encoding CTP synthase — MTRFIFITGGVVSSLGKGLASAALGALLQARGFKVRLRKLDPYLNVDPGTMSPYQHGEVYVTDDGAETDLDLGHYERFTGVASRKSDNITTGRIYSNVIAKERRGDYLGATVQVIPHVTDAIKEFVKSDLTDEDFCLCEIGGTVGDIESLPFLEAIRQLGNELGRARTMFVHLTLVPYIPSAGELKTKPTQHSVKELLSVGIQPDMLMCRCDREIPEGDRKKIALFCNVAPAAVIPALDVDSIYQVPVSYHEQGMDAVVCRHFGLDAPMPDLKRWTTIVERIRQPEGEVTIAVVGKYISLLDSYKSLAEALYHGGIANNVRVNLNWIDSQIFEQGDVVQHLEPCDGILVPGGFGERGAFGKVEAVRFARERKVPYFGICFGMQMAVIEAARNLAGYKDASSTEFGPCDNPVVGLMTEWMKGNMLEKRAASGDLGGTMRLGAYECDLKQGSRVREIYGQGRISERHRHRYEVNMGYRADLEKTGLSFSGLSPDGVLPEIVEIPDHPWFVGVQFHPELKSKPFDPHPLFTSFIAAAVRQSRLV, encoded by the coding sequence ATGACCCGTTTCATCTTCATCACCGGTGGTGTGGTTTCCTCGCTTGGCAAGGGCCTGGCCTCGGCGGCGCTGGGGGCGCTGCTCCAGGCGCGTGGCTTCAAGGTCCGCCTGCGCAAGCTCGATCCCTATCTCAACGTGGATCCGGGGACCATGAGTCCCTACCAGCATGGCGAGGTCTATGTCACCGATGACGGTGCCGAGACCGACCTGGACCTGGGCCATTACGAGCGCTTCACCGGCGTGGCGTCGCGCAAGAGCGACAACATCACCACCGGGCGCATCTATTCCAATGTGATCGCCAAGGAACGGCGCGGCGACTATCTGGGCGCCACCGTCCAGGTGATTCCCCATGTCACCGACGCCATCAAGGAATTCGTCAAAAGCGATCTGACGGACGAGGATTTCTGTCTGTGCGAGATCGGCGGCACGGTGGGCGATATCGAAAGCCTGCCCTTCCTGGAAGCCATCCGCCAGTTGGGCAACGAACTGGGCCGGGCGCGCACCATGTTCGTGCATCTGACCCTGGTGCCCTATATCCCCTCTGCGGGCGAGTTGAAGACCAAGCCCACCCAGCATTCGGTCAAGGAATTGCTGTCGGTGGGGATCCAGCCGGACATGCTGATGTGCCGTTGTGACCGGGAGATCCCCGAGGGCGACCGCAAGAAGATCGCCCTGTTCTGCAACGTGGCGCCTGCCGCGGTCATTCCGGCGCTGGACGTGGATTCCATCTATCAGGTGCCGGTTTCCTATCACGAGCAGGGCATGGATGCCGTCGTCTGCCGCCATTTCGGCCTGGACGCGCCCATGCCGGATTTGAAGCGCTGGACCACCATCGTCGAGCGCATCCGCCAGCCCGAGGGCGAGGTCACCATCGCGGTGGTCGGCAAGTATATCAGCCTGCTCGACAGTTATAAGTCTCTGGCCGAGGCGCTGTACCACGGCGGCATCGCCAATAACGTGCGTGTCAACCTGAACTGGATCGACAGCCAGATCTTCGAACAGGGCGACGTGGTCCAGCATCTGGAGCCCTGTGACGGCATTCTGGTGCCCGGCGGCTTCGGCGAGCGCGGCGCCTTCGGCAAAGTCGAGGCGGTGCGCTTCGCCCGCGAGCGCAAGGTTCCCTATTTCGGCATCTGCTTCGGCATGCAGATGGCGGTGATCGAGGCGGCGCGCAATCTGGCCGGTTACAAGGATGCCAGTTCCACCGAGTTCGGCCCCTGCGACAATCCCGTGGTCGGCCTGATGACCGAGTGGATGAAGGGCAATATGCTGGAAAAGCGGGCCGCGTCCGGTGATCTGGGCGGCACCATGCGTCTGGGCGCCTATGAATGCGACCTGAAGCAGGGCTCGCGCGTGCGCGAGATCTACGGCCAGGGCCGCATTTCCGAGCGCCATCGGCATCGCTACGAGGTCAATATGGGTTATCGGGCCGATCTGGAGAAGACGGGTCTGTCCTTCTCCGGCCTGTCGCCCGACGGTGTGCTGCCCGAGATCGTCGAGATTCCGGATCATCCGTGGTTCGTCGGCGTTCAGTTCCACCCGGAACTCAAGTCCAAGCCCTTCGATCCGCATCCGCTGTTCACCAGCTTCATCGCGGCGGCGGTCCGTCAGTCGCGTCTCGTCTAG
- a CDS encoding TonB family protein, whose product MTAEVHELGMACTDRGGVIPPALLGQAGIALSAALHLAAAMILLDKAVPAPPEEFPASMVVEIASEAPRPQESPHAAPRAEPEAQPPAPTPKPAAARVRTKPATPPPAAPGGPAVSAAPFPQGETAPAMEAAAPPISAPPPKTAEASSISYGVYAGRLHDLIARHRVYPPQSLRRREEGDVRLRILMGQDGRLLDIVNLAVASVHLTQAARQAVEQAAPFDPPPTSGEGTHQIAFDVTVMFRLR is encoded by the coding sequence ATGACTGCGGAGGTCCACGAGTTGGGCATGGCGTGCACAGATCGCGGCGGCGTGATCCCCCCGGCCCTGCTCGGCCAGGCGGGCATAGCCCTGTCCGCCGCGCTTCATCTGGCCGCCGCCATGATTCTTCTCGATAAAGCGGTACCGGCACCGCCCGAGGAATTCCCGGCATCCATGGTCGTCGAGATCGCTTCCGAAGCGCCCCGCCCCCAGGAATCCCCTCATGCGGCGCCAAGGGCGGAGCCCGAGGCCCAGCCCCCTGCTCCCACGCCGAAACCTGCGGCGGCCAGGGTCCGAACCAAACCGGCCACGCCGCCGCCCGCGGCCCCTGGCGGCCCAGCCGTCTCCGCCGCGCCTTTTCCCCAGGGCGAGACCGCCCCGGCCATGGAGGCCGCCGCGCCGCCGATCTCGGCCCCGCCCCCCAAGACGGCAGAGGCGTCTTCGATCAGTTACGGCGTCTATGCCGGGCGCCTGCACGACCTCATCGCCCGCCATCGCGTCTATCCGCCGCAATCCCTCCGGCGGCGGGAAGAGGGAGATGTGCGCCTGCGCATCCTGATGGGACAGGACGGGCGTCTGCTCGATATCGTCAATCTCGCGGTCGCCTCGGTTCATCTGACCCAGGCCGCCCGCCAGGCGGTGGAACAGGCGGCCCCGTTCGATCCTCCCCCCACATCCGGCGAAGGCACGCATCAAATCGCTTTCGACGTCACCGTGATGTTCAGGCTCCGGTAA
- the secG gene encoding preprotein translocase subunit SecG, producing the protein MDVFPIILVIHLILAVTLVGVILLQRSEGGALGIGGGSGGGLMTGRAAGNLLTRTTGIVAAAFFVTSLGLALLANSRTGGGSPFDKLNETTAVPAAPAAPVEPAAPSAPLSR; encoded by the coding sequence ATGGACGTCTTTCCGATCATCCTCGTCATTCACCTGATCCTCGCCGTGACGCTGGTGGGCGTGATCCTGCTTCAGCGCTCGGAGGGCGGGGCCCTGGGCATCGGCGGCGGCAGCGGTGGCGGGCTGATGACTGGCCGGGCGGCTGGCAATCTGCTGACGCGGACCACCGGCATCGTGGCGGCGGCGTTCTTCGTGACCAGCCTAGGGCTGGCCCTGCTGGCCAATTCGCGGACCGGCGGCGGCTCGCCCTTCGACAAGCTGAACGAGACCACGGCCGTTCCCGCCGCTCCGGCGGCTCCGGTCGAGCCTGCGGCTCCCAGCGCACCGCTGTCGCGCTAG